Proteins encoded together in one uncultured Desulfosarcina sp. window:
- a CDS encoding toxin-antitoxin system YwqK family antitoxin: MAAASREVSPAELEAVYNAYQRSAAQDFTPESLVTVYKLPNAAAAVKKLVDLHGTGNGMSISPQHSLRMESTRQHMNLTILRKLAKITGGTVEVLNFGKMNGIRSDKDQTLYSVDGKRFYSGDEICEKYGHLFKKTYGIDMALMDMERFDADARVPDWRDAKMTYSQFQQAYQQGEAKLMQNEPAYKGGAYRAQVDRRSASAGRVTVIKYMGKDDNGNDRFEELIDVPAAEASSQYKHWSADVPYRNAMDACHQNLQRFRGSADFIDKMKYFNRTIGDGINALALENWDVDYIFHLKELAQQGNQGQIDAFLRTMVNDVFVVDLSDADRQHFFQVIRIAAQIEVDKMLGRTQSESAYLKPLLADVGKTSKGLSAEQQLEEARRRFFGFQERIMKHNLAATARQKIQRDLSPKRLKMVAAKYGAEQAKKLQWETGHQIKRIFAEINDDRLVSRIISDAPESLQKPLQDLHQLNRVRRTRGKAPSVRLADSDPQKARQHGPGEIEVLVQRKKTALEDREQDTTLFLGLLKKRYADFDADLRAGRYSDAQISRDVRERVLSELGFEDRAVLRNMEVEFERRFSGRKLLGNALSLGNADSAINMIRVYQRTGDWNQVAQTAVWELVSNIPGVSQAAVLKQAFNDGNYEGLAWMYIAWNLPAAGQVKLVFDVAKGTVEIVYHHMMDPLEDDRLSQVYRGYIAAQPAGWSPFQPGWKTRQNAVADSILHFVPGKTFPEKRTQMYAYFQAKLDQRLRRNGLDPTETAYWVQRDTVIAPFFRRYVTDYFEARGEWSNNVVAGLRGMGTQEQLKARLVAQLAADFRAGEVLWEQSVEARWQLEKALEQHQMLRLKMIATEKRLAGAEDFLLDRIGGAYQQAVAKVEKDPAKTIAVQAEAYPPVVAEGQAVTIDVKVLSPAAENSQPKVHPVDIRVARVTPLAKGRKIDIDSLDSVVGDSDYIRDFADALQASDQTLNAVRIDYDVAVKADDGGLLDKRRVSVVLAGGEEKVAIPEADGCPVPPDAVYIERVLYDGHLIREYENSEGKGVGPYSEFYDKEGRQIYKRGCLALKEGSRTGVHHGLYEEWFPNGQKKKSCYLFDSDPDGFVDQIRYYGVYRRWSESGTLLVEANYKDGLAHGTTTHWDEHTKKKVSETQFKNGKKNGLYRTWYQGILSSEITYKDDKQHGTSKRWDRKGRLEYVYSYKNGKKHGQKIHYASNGWQTVETYQDDVLHGRCEKRKNGVLEREEEYRNGKKVWEKWYQNGKLIHHWTY; the protein is encoded by the coding sequence GTGGCGGCCGCAAGCCGCGAGGTCTCCCCGGCCGAACTAGAAGCCGTTTATAACGCCTACCAGCGATCGGCCGCCCAGGATTTCACTCCGGAGTCCCTGGTGACCGTCTACAAGCTTCCCAATGCGGCAGCTGCCGTCAAAAAACTGGTGGATCTGCACGGAACCGGGAATGGCATGTCCATTTCCCCACAGCACAGCCTCCGCATGGAATCCACTCGCCAGCACATGAATCTGACCATCCTGCGCAAGCTGGCTAAAATCACTGGCGGAACTGTCGAAGTTCTAAATTTCGGTAAAATGAACGGCATCCGTTCGGATAAGGACCAGACCCTGTATTCCGTGGACGGCAAGCGCTTTTACAGCGGCGATGAGATTTGTGAAAAATACGGACACCTGTTCAAGAAAACCTACGGCATCGATATGGCTCTCATGGACATGGAGCGCTTCGACGCCGATGCGCGCGTGCCGGACTGGCGGGATGCCAAGATGACCTACAGCCAGTTCCAGCAGGCATACCAGCAGGGCGAAGCCAAACTGATGCAGAACGAACCCGCTTACAAGGGCGGGGCCTATCGCGCCCAGGTGGATCGGCGCAGCGCCAGCGCAGGACGAGTGACGGTCATCAAGTATATGGGTAAGGACGACAATGGCAACGACCGCTTTGAAGAACTGATCGATGTGCCGGCAGCCGAAGCGTCGTCCCAGTACAAGCACTGGTCGGCGGATGTGCCTTACCGTAATGCCATGGACGCCTGCCACCAGAACCTGCAGCGGTTTCGAGGCAGCGCGGACTTCATCGACAAAATGAAGTACTTCAACCGTACCATCGGGGACGGCATCAACGCCCTGGCACTGGAAAACTGGGATGTGGATTATATCTTTCATCTCAAGGAACTGGCCCAGCAGGGCAATCAGGGCCAGATCGATGCGTTTTTGCGCACCATGGTGAATGACGTGTTCGTGGTGGACCTGTCCGACGCCGACCGGCAGCACTTCTTCCAGGTGATCCGCATTGCGGCCCAAATCGAAGTGGATAAAATGCTTGGGCGCACCCAGAGCGAGTCGGCCTACCTTAAGCCGTTGCTGGCCGATGTGGGAAAAACCTCGAAAGGATTGAGCGCCGAGCAGCAGTTGGAAGAAGCCCGCAGGCGATTTTTCGGTTTCCAGGAAAGGATTATGAAGCACAACCTGGCGGCAACTGCCCGCCAGAAGATCCAACGGGATCTGTCGCCCAAGCGGCTTAAAATGGTGGCCGCCAAATACGGGGCCGAGCAGGCCAAAAAGCTTCAATGGGAAACCGGGCATCAGATCAAGCGCATTTTCGCAGAGATCAACGACGACCGGCTGGTCAGCCGGATTATCAGCGATGCACCGGAGTCCCTGCAAAAGCCGCTGCAGGACCTGCACCAGCTCAACCGCGTCCGTCGGACTCGGGGAAAAGCGCCGTCCGTCCGCCTGGCAGACAGCGACCCGCAGAAAGCCCGGCAACATGGTCCCGGCGAAATCGAGGTGCTGGTGCAACGCAAAAAAACCGCCCTGGAAGACCGTGAACAGGACACTACCCTTTTTCTGGGGCTGCTGAAAAAGCGCTACGCCGACTTCGACGCCGACCTGCGTGCCGGACGCTATTCGGACGCCCAGATCAGCCGGGACGTGCGAGAGCGCGTACTCAGCGAGCTGGGTTTCGAGGACCGGGCCGTGCTTCGCAACATGGAAGTTGAATTCGAACGGCGGTTCAGCGGCCGGAAGCTGCTCGGCAATGCACTCAGCCTGGGCAATGCCGATTCGGCGATCAACATGATCCGGGTTTACCAGCGCACCGGCGACTGGAACCAGGTGGCCCAGACCGCTGTCTGGGAGCTGGTCAGCAACATCCCCGGCGTTTCCCAGGCGGCTGTTCTCAAACAGGCCTTTAACGACGGCAACTACGAAGGCCTGGCCTGGATGTATATCGCCTGGAACCTGCCGGCAGCCGGCCAGGTGAAACTGGTGTTCGACGTAGCCAAAGGCACGGTGGAGATCGTTTACCACCACATGATGGACCCATTGGAAGACGACCGCCTGTCACAGGTCTACCGGGGCTATATCGCGGCTCAACCGGCGGGCTGGAGCCCGTTTCAGCCGGGCTGGAAGACGCGCCAGAACGCCGTTGCCGATTCCATCCTGCACTTCGTGCCCGGCAAGACCTTTCCCGAAAAGCGGACCCAGATGTATGCCTACTTCCAGGCCAAGCTCGACCAGCGCCTGCGCCGCAACGGACTCGATCCCACCGAGACAGCCTATTGGGTCCAGCGCGATACCGTGATCGCACCGTTTTTTCGGCGCTACGTTACCGACTATTTCGAAGCCCGCGGGGAGTGGTCCAATAACGTCGTGGCCGGTCTCAGGGGCATGGGGACCCAGGAGCAGCTCAAGGCGCGGCTGGTGGCCCAACTGGCCGCGGACTTCCGGGCCGGCGAAGTCCTGTGGGAACAATCCGTGGAGGCCCGCTGGCAGTTGGAAAAGGCTCTTGAGCAGCACCAGATGCTGCGTTTGAAAATGATCGCAACGGAAAAGCGGTTGGCCGGGGCCGAGGACTTTCTGCTGGATCGCATCGGAGGCGCCTACCAACAGGCGGTCGCCAAGGTAGAGAAGGACCCGGCCAAAACAATAGCGGTGCAGGCCGAGGCGTATCCGCCGGTGGTGGCCGAAGGCCAGGCCGTCACCATTGATGTCAAGGTGCTCAGTCCGGCGGCTGAAAACAGCCAACCCAAGGTTCACCCCGTGGATATTCGGGTGGCCCGGGTCACCCCGTTGGCCAAAGGCCGCAAGATCGATATAGACAGCCTGGACAGCGTCGTGGGGGACAGTGACTATATCCGGGACTTTGCCGATGCGTTGCAGGCTTCGGATCAGACCCTCAATGCCGTTCGCATCGACTACGACGTGGCCGTCAAGGCGGATGACGGCGGCCTGCTGGATAAACGCCGGGTCAGCGTGGTGCTGGCCGGGGGTGAAGAAAAGGTCGCTATCCCGGAAGCCGACGGGTGCCCTGTGCCACCGGATGCCGTGTATATCGAGAGAGTTCTTTATGATGGACATTTGATAAGAGAATACGAAAACAGCGAAGGGAAAGGCGTTGGGCCGTATTCAGAATTCTACGACAAGGAGGGGCGGCAGATTTACAAAAGAGGATGCCTTGCCCTGAAAGAAGGAAGTCGAACCGGCGTCCATCACGGTTTATACGAAGAGTGGTTCCCCAACGGACAAAAGAAAAAATCCTGTTATCTCTTTGACAGCGATCCCGATGGTTTTGTCGACCAAATCCGTTATTATGGTGTTTACCGGCGATGGAGCGAATCGGGTACGCTCCTTGTGGAGGCTAATTACAAGGATGGCCTGGCGCACGGCACAACAACCCATTGGGACGAACATACCAAGAAAAAAGTTTCGGAAACACAATTCAAGAACGGCAAAAAAAATGGCCTTTACCGAACATGGTACCAAGGGATTCTGTCGTCCGAGATTACCTATAAGGACGACAAACAGCACGGGACGTCTAAACGGTGGGATAGAAAAGGAAGACTGGAGTATGTCTACTCCTATAAAAACGGTAAAAAGCACGGTCAGAAAATTCATTATGCAAGCAATGGGTGGCAAACCGTCGAGACTTATCAAGATGACGTCCTCCACGGCCGGTGTGAAAAAAGAAAAAATGGTGTGCTGGAGCGTGAGGAGGAATACCGCAATGGGAAAAAAGTGTGGGAAAAATGGTATCAGAACGGCAAGCTGATCCATCATTGGACATATTAG
- a CDS encoding secondary thiamine-phosphate synthase enzyme YjbQ, which produces MKSYRRELWFEVPTRRAFINITGEVQRCIDDSGVKEGLVLVNAMHITASVFINDDESGLHHDYDVWLEKLAPHEPVSQYRHNVGEDNADAHMKRQIMGREVVVAITDGRLDFGTWERIFYGEFDGRRKKRVLVKIIGE; this is translated from the coding sequence ATGAAAAGCTACCGAAGAGAACTATGGTTCGAGGTGCCCACCCGAAGGGCTTTTATCAACATCACCGGTGAAGTGCAGCGTTGCATCGATGACAGCGGCGTCAAGGAGGGGCTGGTGCTGGTCAACGCCATGCACATTACCGCATCCGTTTTCATCAACGACGACGAAAGCGGCCTGCACCACGATTACGACGTCTGGCTGGAGAAACTCGCCCCCCATGAGCCGGTTTCCCAATACCGACACAACGTAGGCGAGGACAACGCCGATGCGCACATGAAGCGTCAGATCATGGGCCGCGAGGTGGTGGTGGCCATTACCGACGGCCGCCTGGATTTCGGAACCTGGGAGCGGATCTTTTATGGCGAGTTTGACGGGCGGCGCAAAAAGCGGGTGCTGGTTAAGATTATCGGGGAATGA
- a CDS encoding lysophospholipid acyltransferase family protein, producing the protein MIIKHFVTKELFISFVYRLTRLYSKTFRLKIENEEEWLDYLNDGGVVLLCAWHQQFFSAIRHFQSYKAFNPSLMISQSKDGKIVAGVAKRSGWNPVRGSSSKGGKSALKNMIANLKKSKLSGHIVDGPRGPSGVVKPGVIRLAHATNAVIVPFYIFAENSWYFNSWDKFLLPKPFSKVVLRFDKMIHLQKTTDKNLFEKQRKQLEEIMIPVLKM; encoded by the coding sequence GTGATAATAAAACATTTTGTTACAAAAGAATTGTTTATTTCTTTCGTCTATAGACTTACCCGATTATATTCAAAGACGTTTCGATTAAAAATTGAAAATGAAGAAGAATGGTTGGATTATTTAAACGATGGCGGAGTTGTCCTGCTTTGCGCATGGCATCAACAGTTTTTTTCCGCTATTCGTCATTTTCAAAGTTATAAGGCCTTCAATCCGAGTCTAATGATCAGTCAAAGCAAGGATGGAAAGATTGTAGCCGGAGTAGCTAAACGAAGTGGTTGGAATCCAGTTCGCGGATCTTCTTCTAAAGGCGGCAAGTCGGCTTTAAAAAATATGATTGCCAATCTTAAAAAATCAAAACTCTCAGGTCATATTGTAGACGGGCCGAGGGGACCTTCCGGTGTTGTAAAGCCGGGTGTGATTCGTTTGGCCCATGCCACGAATGCAGTGATTGTCCCTTTTTATATTTTTGCGGAAAACAGTTGGTATTTCAACAGTTGGGACAAATTTCTTCTGCCGAAACCATTTTCCAAAGTCGTTCTTCGTTTTGACAAAATGATTCACCTACAAAAAACAACGGATAAGAATCTTTTTGAAAAACAAAGAAAGCAACTTGAAGAGATTATGATCCCGGTGTTGAAGATGTGA